Proteins encoded together in one Mycobacterium sp. MS1601 window:
- a CDS encoding TetR/AcrR family transcriptional regulator has protein sequence MTTVSKPRGRRSSRPTGEDREQAILATATRLLTEKSYADISVDDLARGAGLSRPTFYFYFPSKEAVLLTLLDPMIQRADTGFPAMKTLPGDPRRALRAGINTFFEAFASDPVLGKAAAEAVGTSPEVRALWSRFMEKWIGQTAAIIEAERARGAAPDTIGARDLATALNEMNERVMVAALADEELAVSRDRLVDTLTHIWLNSIYGQIP, from the coding sequence GTGACCACTGTCAGCAAGCCGCGCGGCCGCCGCTCCTCCCGCCCCACCGGTGAGGACCGCGAGCAGGCCATCCTGGCTACCGCCACCCGCCTGCTGACGGAGAAGTCCTACGCCGACATCTCCGTCGATGACCTGGCCAGAGGTGCCGGGCTGTCCCGGCCGACGTTCTACTTCTACTTCCCGTCCAAAGAAGCCGTACTGCTCACGCTCCTGGACCCGATGATCCAGCGCGCCGACACCGGCTTCCCCGCGATGAAGACCCTGCCCGGCGACCCCCGTCGGGCACTACGTGCCGGCATCAACACCTTCTTCGAGGCGTTCGCCTCCGATCCGGTGCTCGGCAAGGCGGCCGCCGAAGCCGTTGGTACATCCCCGGAAGTGAGGGCACTGTGGTCCCGCTTCATGGAGAAATGGATCGGCCAGACCGCGGCCATCATCGAAGCCGAACGCGCCCGGGGAGCCGCACCGGACACCATCGGTGCCCGCGACCTGGCCACCGCGCTCAACGAGATGAACGAACGTGTGATGGTCGCCGCGCTGGCCGATGAAGAGCTGGCCGTGTCCCGGGATCGACTGGTCGACACCCTCACCCACATCTGGTTGAACAGCATCTACGGCCAGATCCCGTAA
- the dinB gene encoding DNA polymerase IV translates to MHADLDSFYASVEQRDDPTLRGRPVIVGGGVVLAASYEAKAYGVKTAMGGRQALQLCPGAVVVPPRMSAYSQASAAVFDVFRDTTPLVEPLSVDEAFLDVGGLRRTAGDPVQIAAVLRRRVREEVGLPITVGIARTKFLAKVASQEAKPDGLLLVTPEHELQFLHPLPVRRLWGVGAKTEEKLRAHGIHTVAQVAELGESTLAAMVGAAMGHQLFCLSRNIDRRRVVTGVRRRSVGAQRALGRRGNTMSDSEIDAVVVNLVDRITRRMRGAQRTGRTVTLRLRFDDFGRVTRSHTLPRATGSTEPILAAARELVSGAAPLIRQRGLTLVGFAVSNIDTEGAQQLELNFDSTPDLLAVDSAVDRVRQKFGNSSLTRGVLVGRDPGLEMPTLP, encoded by the coding sequence ATGCATGCCGATCTGGACTCCTTCTATGCATCCGTCGAGCAGCGCGATGACCCGACCCTGCGCGGGCGGCCGGTGATCGTCGGCGGCGGGGTGGTGCTGGCGGCCAGCTATGAGGCCAAGGCGTACGGCGTCAAGACCGCGATGGGCGGACGCCAGGCGCTGCAGCTCTGCCCGGGGGCAGTGGTGGTGCCACCGCGGATGTCGGCCTACTCCCAGGCCAGCGCCGCGGTGTTCGACGTCTTCCGGGACACCACCCCGCTGGTGGAGCCACTGTCGGTGGACGAGGCGTTCCTCGACGTCGGCGGGTTGCGACGCACCGCGGGCGACCCGGTACAGATCGCGGCCGTGCTCCGGCGACGGGTGCGCGAGGAGGTGGGCCTGCCCATCACCGTCGGCATCGCCCGCACCAAGTTCCTCGCCAAGGTGGCCAGCCAGGAGGCAAAGCCGGACGGACTGCTGCTGGTCACGCCCGAGCACGAGCTGCAGTTCCTGCACCCGCTGCCGGTGCGCCGGTTGTGGGGTGTGGGTGCTAAAACCGAGGAGAAGCTGCGGGCCCACGGCATCCACACCGTGGCGCAGGTCGCCGAGCTCGGCGAGTCCACCCTGGCCGCGATGGTGGGCGCCGCCATGGGCCACCAGTTGTTCTGCCTGTCACGCAACATCGACCGGCGCCGCGTCGTCACCGGCGTTCGCCGGCGCTCCGTCGGTGCGCAGCGTGCGCTGGGTCGACGAGGAAACACCATGTCCGACAGCGAGATCGACGCTGTGGTGGTCAACCTTGTCGACCGCATCACCCGTCGAATGCGTGGCGCCCAACGCACCGGCCGCACCGTCACGCTGCGGCTGCGGTTCGATGATTTCGGCCGTGTCACCCGCTCGCACACCCTGCCGCGGGCGACCGGTAGTACGGAGCCCATTCTTGCTGCCGCCCGTGAACTGGTGTCCGGCGCGGCGCCGCTGATCCGTCAGCGTGGGCTCACCCTTGTGGGTTTCGCCGTCTCCAACATCGACACCGAAGGGGCCCAGCAGCTCGAGCTGAACTTCGACAGCACGCCGGATCTGCTGGCGGTGGACTCGGCCGTGGACCGGGTGCGGCAGAAGTTCGGAAACTCCTCCCTGACCCGCGGGGTGCTGGTGGGCCGGGACCCGGGACTGGAGATGCCTACCCTGCCGTGA
- a CDS encoding PHP domain-containing protein, with translation MDPVTALREIAFYKDRAREESRRVMAYRNAADVVENLSEAQRERHGAANTWQSLPGIGPKTAVVIAQAWAGREPDTLVELRAAAGDLGGGEIRAALRGDLHVHSNWSDGSAPIEEMMATAQRLGHEYCALTDHSPRLTVANGLSPERLRHQLDVIDELRERFAPMRILTGIEVDILDDGSLDQEPELLERLDIVVASVHSKLKMDAAAMTRRMVRAVSEGYADVLGHCTGRLVTGGRGTRPESQFDAEKVFTACRDHGTAVEINSRPERRDPPTRLLRLALDIGCHFSIDTDAHAPGQLDFLGYGAQRALDNEVPVERIINTWPAEKLLEFTAG, from the coding sequence ATGGACCCTGTGACTGCGCTGCGGGAGATCGCGTTCTACAAGGACCGGGCCCGCGAGGAGTCACGGCGGGTAATGGCCTACCGCAACGCCGCCGACGTGGTGGAGAACCTCTCCGAAGCTCAGCGCGAAAGGCACGGCGCGGCCAACACCTGGCAGTCGCTACCGGGTATCGGACCCAAGACAGCGGTGGTGATCGCCCAGGCGTGGGCCGGCCGGGAGCCAGACACCTTGGTGGAATTACGCGCTGCTGCAGGCGATCTGGGCGGAGGCGAGATACGTGCGGCTCTGCGGGGCGACCTGCATGTGCATTCGAATTGGTCGGACGGGTCGGCACCGATAGAGGAGATGATGGCTACCGCTCAGCGGCTGGGCCACGAGTACTGCGCCCTGACCGACCACTCACCGCGGCTGACGGTGGCCAACGGGCTGTCGCCCGAACGGTTGCGCCACCAGTTAGACGTCATCGACGAGCTGCGCGAGCGGTTCGCGCCCATGCGGATCCTGACCGGCATCGAGGTTGACATCCTCGACGACGGCTCCCTGGATCAAGAACCCGAATTGCTCGAACGCCTCGACATCGTGGTGGCGAGCGTGCACTCGAAGCTGAAGATGGATGCCGCGGCGATGACCCGCCGGATGGTGCGCGCGGTGTCCGAAGGGTATGCCGACGTGCTGGGGCACTGCACTGGGCGGCTGGTCACCGGCGGTCGCGGTACCCGTCCGGAATCGCAGTTCGACGCCGAGAAGGTGTTCACGGCGTGCCGGGACCACGGCACCGCCGTCGAGATCAATTCGCGCCCGGAGCGACGCGATCCGCCGACGCGGCTGCTGCGGCTGGCACTGGACATCGGGTGCCACTTTTCGATCGACACCGATGCGCATGCGCCGGGTCAGCTGGACTTCCTGGGCTATGGCGCCCAGCGGGCTCTGGACAACGAGGTGCCGGTGGAACGGATCATCAACACGTGGCCGGCGGAGAAGCTGCTGGAGTTCACGGCAGGGTAG
- a CDS encoding TIGR03086 family metal-binding protein, whose product MIDLSHACRRTADVLADVADQHLDGPTPCALMTVGDVVAHVGMLSVAFAAAARKDLGPLTDTSPDDQPAQLTPGWRLTYPEHLAELARAWQNPSAWEGMTRAGGVDLPGDVAGSVALAEVVIHGWDIARSIGRHYDVDDATARACLQHLAAFDDAGTQGLFGPAVAVDEAAPALDRIVGRSGRDPQWCP is encoded by the coding sequence ATGATCGATCTCAGTCATGCCTGCCGCCGCACCGCCGACGTGCTGGCAGATGTCGCAGACCAGCACCTCGACGGGCCGACGCCGTGTGCACTCATGACCGTGGGCGACGTGGTGGCCCACGTCGGCATGCTCTCGGTGGCCTTCGCGGCCGCCGCGCGCAAGGACCTGGGTCCGTTGACCGACACGTCCCCTGACGACCAGCCGGCGCAGCTGACCCCCGGCTGGCGGCTGACGTACCCCGAGCACCTCGCGGAACTGGCGCGGGCGTGGCAGAACCCGTCCGCGTGGGAGGGGATGACTCGAGCCGGTGGCGTGGACCTGCCGGGGGACGTGGCCGGGTCGGTGGCGCTGGCCGAGGTGGTGATCCACGGCTGGGACATCGCGCGCAGCATCGGCCGCCACTACGACGTGGACGATGCGACCGCCCGGGCGTGCCTGCAGCACCTCGCGGCGTTCGACGACGCCGGCACCCAAGGACTGTTCGGGCCCGCGGTGGCCGTCGACGAGGCGGCCCCGGCGCTGGACCGGATCGTCGGACGCAGCGGGCGCGACCCTCAGTGGTGTCCCTGA
- a CDS encoding LLM class F420-dependent oxidoreductase, which translates to MRYAFKTSPQNTTWAEMLSVWQAADGIDVFESGWTFDHFYPIFSDPTGPCLEGWVTLTALAQATERLRVGVLVTGIHYRHPAVLANMASALDIVSGGRLDLGIGAGWNEEESGAYGIELGSIKERFDRFEEACEVLTSLLSKETTDFDGTFYQLRNARNEPKGPQQPHPPICIGGSGEKRTLKITAKYAQHWNFVGGTPAEFARKRDVLASHCADIGRDPAEIMLSAHVRLGEDRDYQRVVDEAAALGAEGLDLAIIYLPQHDPAILEPLAEALRG; encoded by the coding sequence GTGCGATATGCGTTCAAGACTTCCCCACAGAACACCACCTGGGCCGAGATGCTGTCCGTCTGGCAGGCCGCCGACGGTATCGACGTCTTCGAGTCCGGGTGGACCTTCGACCACTTCTATCCGATCTTCTCCGATCCCACCGGCCCCTGCCTCGAGGGCTGGGTGACGCTGACCGCGCTGGCGCAGGCCACCGAACGGCTGCGGGTCGGGGTGCTGGTCACCGGCATCCACTACCGGCATCCCGCGGTGCTGGCCAACATGGCCTCGGCGCTGGACATCGTCTCCGGCGGCCGCCTGGACCTCGGGATCGGGGCCGGCTGGAACGAGGAGGAATCGGGCGCCTACGGGATCGAGCTCGGCTCCATCAAGGAACGCTTCGACCGCTTCGAAGAGGCCTGCGAGGTGCTCACCAGCCTGCTCAGCAAGGAGACCACCGATTTCGACGGCACGTTCTACCAGCTGCGCAATGCCCGCAACGAGCCCAAGGGCCCGCAGCAGCCGCATCCGCCGATCTGCATCGGCGGCAGCGGTGAGAAGCGCACGCTGAAGATCACCGCCAAGTACGCCCAGCACTGGAACTTCGTCGGCGGAACGCCCGCGGAGTTCGCCCGCAAACGCGATGTGCTGGCGTCACACTGCGCTGACATCGGTCGCGACCCGGCGGAGATCATGCTCTCGGCCCACGTGCGCCTCGGCGAGGACCGGGATTACCAGCGGGTGGTCGACGAGGCTGCCGCCCTGGGCGCCGAGGGACTGGATCTGGCGATCATCTATCTGCCACAGCACGACCCGGCGATCCTGGAACCGCTCGCCGAGGCCCTCCGCGGATAA
- a CDS encoding glutamate synthase subunit beta, protein MGDPSGFLKHTVRETPARRPVPLRLKDWKEVYEEFSHDALQVQASRCMDCGIPFCHNGCPLGNLIPEWNDLVFRGRWRDAIERLHATNNFPEFTGRLCPAPCEASCVLGINQDAVTIKQVEVEIIDNAFDEGWVVPLPPETLTGKRVAVVGSGPAGLAAAQQLTRAGHQVTVFERADRIGGLLRYGIPEFKMEKRHIDRRLEQMEAEGTEFRAGVNVGVDVTVEQLHDDFDAVLLAGGATAWRDLPIPGRELGGIHQAMEFLPWANRVQNGDPVVGEDGEPPITAKGKKVVIIGGGDTGADCLGTSHRQGAASIHQFEIMPRPPQERADSTPWPTYPLMFRVSSAHEEGGERVFSVNTEEFLGDDSGNVRALKVHEVKMVSGKFEKVEGSDFELEADIVFLAMGFVGPQKEGLLTDLGVEFNARGNVTRDDDFQTTVPGVFVAGDMGRGQSLIVWAIAEGRAAAAAVDRFLVGETALPAPIKPTAAPQR, encoded by the coding sequence GTGGGTGACCCCAGCGGCTTCCTCAAGCACACCGTTCGCGAGACCCCGGCGCGGCGGCCGGTACCGCTGCGCCTCAAGGACTGGAAAGAGGTCTACGAGGAGTTCAGCCACGATGCCCTGCAGGTGCAGGCATCGCGGTGCATGGACTGCGGCATCCCGTTCTGCCACAACGGATGCCCGTTGGGCAACCTGATTCCCGAGTGGAATGACCTGGTGTTCCGGGGTCGCTGGCGCGACGCCATCGAACGACTGCACGCCACCAACAACTTCCCGGAGTTCACCGGCAGGCTGTGCCCGGCTCCGTGTGAGGCCTCCTGTGTCCTTGGCATCAACCAGGACGCGGTGACCATCAAGCAGGTCGAGGTCGAGATCATCGACAACGCCTTCGATGAGGGCTGGGTGGTGCCCCTGCCGCCGGAAACGCTGACCGGCAAGAGGGTTGCCGTCGTGGGTTCGGGACCGGCAGGACTGGCCGCTGCGCAGCAGCTGACCAGGGCGGGCCATCAGGTCACGGTGTTCGAGCGTGCCGACCGCATCGGCGGTCTGCTGCGCTACGGCATCCCCGAGTTCAAGATGGAGAAGCGCCACATCGACCGGCGACTCGAGCAGATGGAAGCCGAAGGCACCGAGTTCCGCGCGGGCGTGAACGTCGGCGTCGACGTCACTGTCGAGCAACTTCACGACGACTTCGACGCGGTCTTACTGGCCGGTGGTGCAACCGCATGGCGGGATTTGCCGATCCCCGGCCGCGAACTGGGCGGCATCCACCAGGCGATGGAATTCCTGCCGTGGGCCAACAGGGTGCAGAACGGCGATCCTGTCGTCGGCGAGGACGGCGAGCCGCCCATCACCGCCAAGGGCAAGAAGGTCGTGATCATCGGCGGCGGTGACACTGGCGCCGACTGCCTGGGCACCTCCCACCGCCAGGGCGCGGCCAGCATCCACCAGTTCGAGATCATGCCGCGACCTCCGCAGGAGCGGGCCGACTCGACACCGTGGCCCACCTACCCGTTGATGTTCCGGGTGTCCTCTGCGCACGAAGAAGGCGGCGAGCGGGTGTTCTCCGTCAACACCGAGGAGTTCCTGGGTGACGACTCGGGCAACGTCCGGGCCCTCAAAGTGCACGAAGTGAAGATGGTCAGCGGCAAGTTCGAGAAGGTCGAGGGCAGCGACTTCGAGCTCGAGGCCGACATCGTCTTCCTGGCCATGGGCTTCGTCGGACCGCAGAAGGAGGGTCTGCTGACCGACCTGGGCGTCGAGTTCAACGCCCGCGGAAACGTCACCCGCGATGACGACTTCCAGACCACGGTGCCCGGCGTCTTCGTTGCCGGCGACATGGGTCGCGGACAGTCGCTGATCGTGTGGGCCATCGCCGAGGGCCGAGCCGCCGCGGCGGCTGTGGACAGGTTCCTCGTCGGCGAGACGGCTCTGCCCGCTCCGATCAAACCGACGGCGGCGCCCCAGCGGTAA
- the gltB gene encoding glutamate synthase large subunit yields the protein MALGPQGMYNPAYEHDSCGVAMVADMHGRRSRDIVDKAITALLNLEHRGAQGAEPNTGDGAGILIQVPDAFLRAVLQEEGAFELPPLGEYATGIAFLPQSSKDAARACEAVEKIVEAEGLRVLGWRGVPTDESSLGALARDAMPTFRQLFIAGESGMELERRAYVIRKRAEHELGTRGPGQDGPGRETVYFPSLSGNTLVYKGMLTTPQLRAFYLDLQDQRMTSALGIVHSRFSTNTFPSWPLAHPFRMVAHNGEINTVTGNENWMRAREALIHTDVFGYHNDLNKIFPVCTPGASDTARFDEVLELLYLGGRSVAHAMLMMIPEAWERNEAMDPARRAFYRYHGSLMEPWDGPASVCFTDGTVIGAVLDRNGLRPSRIWVTEDGLVVLASEAGVLDLEPSKVVRRMRLQPGRMFLVDTAQGRIVSDEEVKAELAAEHPYQEWLDAGLFHVDDLPQGNYVRMPHHRVVLRQQVFGYTYEELNLLVAPMARTGAEALGSMGTDTPIAVLSQRPRMLYDYFQQLFAQVTNPPLDAIREEVVTSLQGVIGPEGDLLNPDENSCRQIVLPQPILRNADLAKLINVDPDHEIRGRKHGMRAAVVSCLYPVADGGVGLRRALEDVRKKVSQAIRNGARIIVLSDRESNEWLAPIPSLLSVAAVHHHLVRERTRTQVGLVVESGDAREVHHMAMLCGFGAAAINPYMAFESIEDMIDRGVITGLTSDQAKANYVKAAGKGVLKVMSKMGISTLASYTGAQLFQAVGINQRVLDEYFSGLHCATGGIDLDDIAADVATRHELAYLERPDERAHRELEVGGEYQWRREGEYHLFNPDTVFKLQHSTRTGQYSVFKEYTALVDDQSERMASLRGLLKFKEGVRQPVPIDEVEPASEIVKRFSTGAMSYGSISAEAHETLAIAMNRLGGRSNSGEGGESVDRFDADEGGDWRRSAIKQVASGRFGVTSHYLSNCTDIQIKMAQGAKPGEGGQLPGHKVYPWVAEVRHSTPGVGLISPPPHHDIYSIEDLAQLIHDLKNANPQARIHVKLVSENGVGTVAAGVSKAHADVVLISGHDGGTGATPLTSQKHAGAPWELGLAETQQTLLLNGLRDRIVVQVDGQLKTGRDVMIAALLGAEEFGFATAPLVVSGCIMMRVCHLDTCPVGVATQNPVLRQRFNGKPEFVENFMMFIAEEVRELMAQLGFRTLNEAVGQVNALDTTRAAEHWKAHKLDLSPVLHEPESAFMNQDLYCSSRQDHGLDKALDQQLIVQCREALDSQTPVRFSTTIANVNRTVGTMLGHEVTKAYGAGGLPDGTIDITFNGSAGNSFGAFLPQGITLRVCGDANDYVGKGLSGGRIVVRPSDDVPADYVAEENIIGGNVILFGATSGQAYLRGVVGERFAVRNSGAHAVVEGVGDHGCEYMTGGRVVILGKTGRNFAAGMSGGVAYVYDPAGELADNLNTEMVELDAFDDSDLTWLQDTIVAHVDATDSAIGKQVLADWQAEQENFVKVMPRDYKRVLQAMAEAEDQGLNRDQISEAIMAAARG from the coding sequence ATGGCATTGGGACCCCAGGGGATGTACAACCCCGCCTACGAACACGATTCCTGTGGTGTGGCGATGGTCGCCGACATGCACGGTCGTCGCAGCCGCGACATCGTGGACAAGGCGATCACCGCCCTGCTCAACCTCGAACACCGTGGCGCCCAGGGAGCTGAGCCCAACACCGGTGACGGCGCGGGCATCCTCATCCAGGTCCCCGACGCATTCCTGCGCGCGGTGTTGCAGGAGGAGGGGGCATTCGAGCTTCCGCCGCTCGGCGAGTACGCCACCGGTATCGCGTTCCTGCCCCAGTCGTCCAAGGACGCCGCCCGCGCCTGCGAGGCCGTCGAGAAGATCGTCGAGGCCGAAGGTCTTCGTGTGCTGGGCTGGCGTGGCGTCCCCACGGACGAGTCGTCGCTGGGAGCGCTGGCCCGCGACGCCATGCCCACCTTCCGCCAGCTCTTCATCGCCGGCGAGTCCGGGATGGAGCTGGAGCGTCGCGCCTACGTCATCCGCAAGCGCGCCGAACACGAACTCGGCACCCGCGGCCCGGGCCAGGACGGCCCCGGCCGTGAAACCGTGTACTTCCCAAGCCTTTCCGGCAACACCCTGGTGTACAAGGGCATGCTCACCACCCCGCAGTTGCGGGCGTTCTACCTGGACCTGCAGGACCAGCGGATGACCAGCGCGCTGGGCATCGTGCATTCGCGCTTCTCCACCAACACCTTCCCGTCCTGGCCGTTGGCCCACCCCTTCCGGATGGTCGCCCACAACGGTGAGATCAACACCGTCACCGGCAACGAGAACTGGATGCGCGCACGTGAAGCGCTGATCCACACCGACGTCTTCGGCTACCACAACGACCTCAACAAGATCTTCCCCGTCTGCACCCCCGGAGCCTCGGACACCGCCCGCTTCGACGAGGTGCTCGAGCTGCTCTACCTGGGCGGACGCAGCGTCGCCCACGCGATGCTGATGATGATCCCCGAGGCCTGGGAACGCAACGAGGCGATGGACCCGGCGCGCCGGGCGTTCTACCGGTACCACGGCTCGCTGATGGAGCCCTGGGACGGCCCGGCCTCGGTGTGCTTCACCGACGGCACCGTCATCGGCGCGGTGCTGGACCGCAACGGTCTGCGGCCGTCACGCATCTGGGTCACCGAGGACGGCCTGGTGGTGCTGGCCTCCGAAGCCGGTGTGCTGGACCTGGAGCCGTCCAAGGTGGTCCGTCGGATGCGACTGCAGCCGGGCCGGATGTTCCTGGTGGACACCGCCCAAGGGCGCATCGTCTCCGACGAAGAGGTCAAGGCCGAGCTGGCCGCCGAACACCCGTACCAGGAGTGGCTGGACGCCGGTCTGTTCCACGTCGATGACCTGCCGCAGGGTAACTACGTGCGGATGCCGCACCACCGCGTGGTGCTGCGCCAGCAGGTGTTCGGCTACACCTATGAAGAGCTGAACCTGCTGGTGGCGCCCATGGCGCGCACCGGGGCCGAGGCGCTGGGCTCGATGGGCACCGACACTCCGATCGCCGTGTTGTCGCAGCGGCCGCGGATGCTCTACGATTACTTCCAGCAGCTGTTCGCCCAGGTCACCAACCCGCCGCTGGACGCCATCCGGGAAGAGGTGGTGACCAGCCTGCAGGGTGTCATCGGACCCGAGGGTGACCTGCTCAACCCCGACGAGAACTCGTGCCGCCAGATCGTGCTGCCCCAGCCGATCCTGCGCAACGCAGACCTGGCCAAGCTGATCAACGTCGACCCCGATCACGAGATCCGCGGTCGCAAGCACGGTATGCGCGCGGCGGTGGTCAGCTGCCTGTATCCGGTGGCCGACGGTGGTGTCGGGCTGCGTCGGGCCCTCGAAGACGTCCGCAAGAAGGTGTCGCAAGCCATCCGCAACGGCGCCCGCATCATCGTGCTCAGTGACCGCGAGTCCAACGAGTGGCTGGCCCCCATCCCGTCGCTGCTCTCGGTGGCCGCTGTGCACCACCATCTGGTGCGGGAGCGCACCCGTACCCAGGTGGGGCTCGTCGTCGAGAGCGGCGATGCGCGCGAGGTGCACCACATGGCGATGTTGTGTGGGTTCGGTGCTGCCGCCATCAACCCCTACATGGCGTTCGAGTCCATCGAGGACATGATCGACCGCGGCGTCATCACCGGACTGACCAGCGATCAGGCCAAGGCGAACTACGTCAAGGCGGCGGGCAAGGGTGTGCTGAAGGTGATGTCCAAGATGGGCATTTCGACCCTGGCCTCCTACACCGGCGCCCAGCTGTTCCAGGCCGTCGGTATCAACCAGCGGGTGCTCGACGAGTACTTCAGCGGATTGCACTGCGCCACCGGCGGAATCGACCTCGACGACATCGCCGCCGACGTGGCCACCCGCCACGAGCTGGCCTACCTGGAGCGGCCCGATGAGCGTGCCCACCGCGAACTCGAGGTCGGCGGCGAGTACCAGTGGCGCCGCGAGGGCGAATACCACCTGTTCAACCCGGACACGGTGTTCAAGCTGCAGCACTCCACCCGCACCGGGCAGTACTCGGTGTTCAAGGAGTACACCGCGCTGGTGGACGACCAGAGTGAGCGCATGGCGTCACTGCGTGGCCTGTTGAAGTTCAAAGAAGGTGTGCGCCAACCGGTTCCGATTGACGAGGTGGAACCCGCCAGCGAGATCGTGAAGCGATTCTCCACCGGTGCCATGAGTTACGGCTCGATCTCGGCCGAGGCGCACGAGACGCTGGCCATCGCGATGAATCGCCTCGGTGGACGGTCCAACTCCGGCGAGGGCGGCGAGTCCGTCGACCGCTTCGACGCCGACGAAGGAGGCGACTGGCGACGCAGCGCCATCAAGCAGGTGGCCTCGGGTCGCTTCGGCGTGACGTCGCACTACCTGTCCAACTGCACCGACATCCAGATCAAGATGGCCCAGGGCGCCAAACCTGGTGAGGGCGGCCAGCTTCCGGGCCACAAGGTGTACCCGTGGGTGGCCGAGGTGCGGCATTCGACGCCGGGTGTGGGTTTGATCTCGCCCCCGCCGCATCACGACATCTACTCCATCGAGGATCTGGCGCAGCTGATCCACGACCTGAAGAATGCCAACCCGCAGGCCCGGATTCACGTGAAACTGGTGTCGGAGAACGGTGTCGGCACGGTTGCCGCCGGTGTTTCGAAGGCCCATGCCGACGTTGTGCTGATCTCCGGGCATGACGGTGGCACCGGTGCCACGCCGTTGACGTCGCAGAAGCACGCGGGCGCGCCCTGGGAGCTGGGCCTGGCCGAGACGCAGCAGACCCTGCTGCTCAACGGTCTTCGCGACCGCATCGTGGTGCAGGTGGACGGCCAGCTCAAGACCGGTCGCGACGTCATGATCGCCGCCCTGCTGGGTGCCGAGGAATTCGGCTTCGCCACCGCACCCCTGGTGGTGTCCGGCTGCATCATGATGCGGGTCTGCCACCTCGACACCTGCCCCGTGGGTGTCGCCACCCAGAACCCGGTGCTGCGGCAGCGCTTCAACGGCAAGCCGGAGTTTGTCGAGAACTTCATGATGTTCATCGCCGAAGAAGTCCGGGAACTGATGGCGCAGCTCGGTTTCCGCACGCTGAACGAGGCAGTGGGTCAGGTGAACGCACTGGACACCACCCGGGCCGCCGAGCACTGGAAGGCCCACAAGCTGGACTTGTCGCCGGTGCTGCACGAGCCGGAGTCGGCGTTCATGAACCAGGACCTGTACTGCAGCTCGCGACAGGACCACGGGCTGGACAAGGCGCTGGACCAGCAACTGATCGTGCAGTGCCGCGAGGCACTGGACTCGCAGACGCCCGTGCGCTTTTCCACGACCATCGCCAACGTGAACCGCACCGTGGGCACCATGCTGGGACACGAGGTCACCAAGGCCTACGGCGCGGGTGGCCTGCCCGACGGCACCATCGACATCACGTTCAACGGCTCGGCGGGTAACAGCTTCGGCGCGTTCCTACCCCAGGGCATCACGCTGCGCGTCTGCGGCGACGCCAATGATTATGTGGGCAAGGGACTCTCGGGTGGTCGCATCGTGGTGCGGCCGTCGGACGACGTGCCGGCGGACTACGTGGCCGAGGAGAACATCATCGGCGGCAACGTGATCCTGTTCGGCGCCACCAGTGGGCAGGCCTACCTGCGCGGCGTGGTCGGCGAGCGGTTCGCGGTGCGCAACTCCGGCGCCCACGCCGTGGTGGAGGGTGTCGGCGACCACGGCTGTGAGTACATGACCGGCGGCCGGGTGGTGATCCTGGGTAAGACCGGACGCAACTTCGCCGCGGGCATGTCCGGCGGCGTGGCCTATGTGTATGACCCGGCCGGGGAACTGGCCGACAACCTCAACACCGAGATGGTGGAACTCGACGCTTTCGACGACTCCGACCTGACATGGTTGCAGGACACCATCGTCGCGCACGTCGATGCCACCGACTCGGCGATCGGCAAGCAGGTCCTGGCGGACTGGCAGGCAGAGCAGGAGAACTTCGTGAAGGTGATGCCCCGCGACTACAAGCGGGTACTGCAGGCGATGGCCGAGGCCGAAGACCAAGGTTTGAATCGGGATCAGATTTCCGAGGCGATCATGGCGGCAGCTCGTGGGTGA
- a CDS encoding SAV_915 family protein, translated as MEFHHPVNGSEGRPPTAPSWQPGYQTADDMRDEWHEVHGWATSPPPEVLAEWAAVRQAEKDHVGRNASPRDVDEGNDFPPVVYLPCAEKVDDPHAARVDMRRVQDGRTALLAYSNLDQLRHCCGEHQAWTSSTNCSSSARSSC; from the coding sequence ATGGAGTTCCACCACCCCGTCAACGGTAGTGAGGGAAGGCCGCCGACGGCCCCCTCATGGCAACCCGGTTATCAGACCGCGGACGACATGCGCGACGAGTGGCACGAAGTGCACGGATGGGCCACCAGCCCGCCTCCGGAAGTCCTCGCTGAATGGGCGGCGGTGCGCCAGGCTGAGAAGGATCACGTAGGCCGAAACGCCTCACCCCGAGACGTAGACGAAGGCAACGACTTTCCACCCGTCGTCTACCTTCCGTGCGCGGAGAAGGTCGACGATCCGCACGCCGCACGGGTGGACATGCGCCGGGTCCAAGACGGCAGGACGGCGCTGTTGGCCTACTCGAACCTCGACCAGCTACGGCATTGCTGCGGAGAGCACCAAGCCTGGACGTCCTCGACCAATTGCAGCTCAAGCGCCCGTTCGAGCTGCTGA